In Peromyscus leucopus breed LL Stock chromosome 16_21, UCI_PerLeu_2.1, whole genome shotgun sequence, a single genomic region encodes these proteins:
- the LOC114705393 gene encoding cysteine-rich secretory protein 1-like — protein MTLFPLLLFLAAVLPPSILREHYENMKFEDLTTTRVSVQEEIVNKHNQLRRMVSPPGSDLLKMQWSNDARVNAQRWASQCSYQHSPADSRTTNIRCGENLFMASYPASWSRAIQSWFDEAKDFKFGSGPNPPDALVGHYTQVVWNSSFQVACGVAKCSHQLLQFLYVCHYCPPGNFLRRQYIPYTIGQPCALCPDHCEDGLCTNSCEYEDKFSNCAELKASLTCDYPMVKQECKATCNCEGKIH, from the exons AATATGAAGTTTGAGGATTTGACAACCACTAGAGTGTCAGTCCAAGAAGAGATTGTAAACAAGCACAACCAACTGAGAAGAATGGTTTCTCCACCTGGTAGTGACTTACTAAAGATG caATGGAGCAATGATGCCCGAGTGAATGCACAGAGATGGGCAAGCCAGTGCAGTTACCAACACAGTCCTGCAGATTCCAGGACCACCA ACATAAGATGTGGTGAGAATCTCTTCATGGCAAGTTATCCAGCATCATGGTCTCGTGCAATCCAAAGCTGGTTTGATGAAGCCAAAGATTTCAAGTTTGGTTCAGGCCCAAATCCACCTGATGCATTAGTTGGACATTATACTCAG GTTGTTTGGAATTCATCTTTCCAAGTGGCATGTGGAGTTGCTAAGTGTTCTCACCAATTATTGCAATTCTTATATGTTTGTCACTATTGTCCTCC TGGTAATTTTTTAAGAAGGCAATACATCCCCTACACAATAGGACAACCATGTGCTCTTTGTCCTGATCACTGTGAAGATGGACTCtgca caaatagTTGTGAATATGAAGATAAGTTTTCTAACTGTGCAGAATTGAAGGCTTCACTAACCTGTGACTATCCAATGGTTAAACAAGAGTGCAAAGCTACATGCAACTGTGAAGGCAAAATTCATTAA